From Scomber scombrus chromosome 9, fScoSco1.1, whole genome shotgun sequence, one genomic window encodes:
- the si:dkeyp-115e12.6 gene encoding centromere protein F isoform X2, with the protein MSWAEDDWTVGLSGRVLQKVKELQVQQERLSRENKQKQLQLDNINTSLEKQTVKYEEVRGELQSVHRELQSVRDEAKVAATSSQRLSQELQTKQAQVCSLEGQLDASRSVNNKLTQEVKRLETELEKLQNSSRSADTPLFSTPCWNTTSPWENNGSRKEDRLGQRDEGHIRRLQFSDMPTASLPRQQHKITPHRHLSDQSESYSTPMAAFPWERDDSRSAARRRSPTSPQTPVVDLSQAHSEQRVCGKEKNQTQTDTSSSEMRSRVSSLEEELRVKAEKLKSTQNEMVQSKKELASRDVSLQRSRDELSLAHTRMAQESEKASKAEQRLKQLQEELKCQRQNAESSRLQHQQRTKELEKQNQRDLLELQKERQCLERQHQQEVNKLNQELQQARTLHNALQAQADKLSLQKQALDKELETLKEKLKWTEGQLQESQKKEAQTQAKLTEAVREAEGVAVRLEQSRKREQALEEEGRRLAEERADALHLLKELQEQKAAPVPLQPVQYCCGGQSFSTQPSFSHQSRSSPYTKRSATSRAEQRRDKGPDEECEGKAEIAASYPIDREPGEGIDSEHITVFISPDSECLQRGQHRRGSDDEENKSRNQPTECDTSWTNRPSSFDEVLCRSSQSASVTPTMTSIDDSADKTRHLKAEQATPSKDLQRENAMLRSELHDVREELQKRLEDLEAQRRAESETKTRLKQLSRKHASQGVEKEEQEKEWKSQLEREKAETEKLRQALSAMEAEMKRGREERENDDRKETEEETKKTKEDRESEMIELNIQLKKQLAEVKAQLALEREERQREEEAWNQKINTERHVKTELNMKLEELEAKLEELKSCRIADSLEEEKLSVANSPLPYLTLRDDDLNSNITGWDNKLLPSSEQHLLFCQSTNQRNMLVSQATEDLIQEEQAVIDHEHSHLSDERQTRPVVTDLQDTTLHNYLGGSRDLQRGDSAPTDLTKEVEQLSKENVRETDRANQCEVKLKALQNQVTSQTKQLTMAFEKQSQHISGLLAELQEKESTLLSQGEELQLCKQELDALKAEKQGEVIAVKVEEDKEPKEERRERESQDDSVDSLEFQLNQDKKCAVTVTHMDCNAQKDAGKPEILTSEAEKQTLISSEVDNASNSLSQAQRQGFVNSEKIQSNDDSASVKKETECGQGGGIVAELLALQQENRLLKQRIDTLMVSGTNNLQALHTGSENQEDSVEHSQNTGHVTLSCSKEQKTPNVPSDIATEARPLLLNMSRNEDKGRGLERVDERTAGADKDADPASRLQINHLQQQVVVLQKKLRALSVETQRQTEELAVWRLSSQPAPTFEDILPNPENPSQTQDQISSQQHTNDMTPSLHQEPAPLGVPQSPGQVTVIREDELLLSCSSKKLQGRMLFSRLQHSNHSEPKSLHSSKKTSAHNTAEVDMESEKENQEISFLQRSDSCLAQHKEKRDTQLLQTLSEKTGQQHITKVSKSQIRPKTETPEAKRNASTAVNEIYTTSDSSERDFSVETRSVSSQTEESLYPRSPPTASELHCAYTQTEEEEKEGEDEELVESPPVSPVPLSEASEARDKILFSSTFPIPADPARLAERIRRNRTQLSAAYDDTEYEPYGLPEVVMKGFADIPTGPSCPYIVRRGLLGTAVVPVPQKEPGPEETD; encoded by the exons ATGAGCTGGGCTGAAGATGACTGGACGGTGGGGCTGTCCGGACGGGTCCTGCAGAAGGTGAAGGAGCTGCAGGTCCAGCAGGAGCGTCTGTCCAGAGagaacaagcagaaacagctgCAGCTGGACAACATCAACACTAGCcttgaaaaacaaactgtgaag TATGAGGAAGTACGAGGGGAGCTCCAGTCTGTGCACAGGGAGCTGCAGAGTGTTCGAGATGAGGCCAAGGTGGCAGCGACCAGCAGTCAGCGCCTGTCCCAGGAGCTTCAGACCAAGCAGGCCCAAGTATGTTCCTTGGAGGGCCAGCTGGATGCTTCACGCTCTGTCAACAACAAACTCACGCAGGAAGTCAAAAG GCTGGAGACAGAGCTCGAGAAGCTGCAGAACAGCAGCAGGTCGGCAGACACACCTCTCTTCTCGACACCCTGCTGGAATACAACCTCACCCTGGGAAAACAATG GGAGCAGAAAGGAGGACCGGCTGGGGCAGAGAGATGAAGGCCACATCCGA CGGCTCCAGTTCTCAGACATGCCTACAGCCTCGTTGCCACGACAGCAACACAAGATCACGCCCCACCGCCACCTGTCTGACCAATCAGAGTCCTACTCTACTCCCATGGCTGCGTTTCCGTGGGAACGGGATGACTCGAGGTCGGCAGCCAGGAGACGATCCCCAACTTCTCCCCAGACGCCCGTCGTTGACCTCAGTCAAGCCCATTCAGAGCAGAGGGTTTGTGGGAAGGAAAAgaaccaaacacaaacagaca CATCTTCGTCAGAAATGCGGAGTCGTGTCTCTTctctggaggaggagctgcGTGTGAAGGCCGAGAAGCTGAAGTCGACTCAGAACGAAATGGTGCAGAGCAAGAAGGAGCTCGCCAGCAGGGACGTCAGTCTGCAGAGATCCCGCGATGAGCTCAGCCTGGCACATACACGTATGGCCCAGGAGAGCGAAAAG GCATCGAAAGCAGAACAGAGGCTGAAGCAGCTTCAGGAGGAGCTGAAGTGTCAGAGGCAGAACGCAGAGAGTAGCCGACTGCAACACCAGCAACGCACCAAGGAGCTGGAGAAACAAAATCAGAGG GATTTGTTGGAGCTTCAGAAGGAGAGACAGTGTCTAGAGAGGCAACATCAGCAGGAGGTGAATAAGCTCAACCAGGAGCTCCAACAGGCCAGGACTCTCCACAATGCCCTGCAGGCCCAGGCTGACAAg CTGTCTCTACAGAAGCAGGCGTTGGATAAAGAGCTGGAGACTCTGAAAGAGAAACTGAAGTGGACTGAGGGACAGCTGCAGGAGAGCCAGAAGAAAGAGGCACAGACACAAGCCAAACTGAcg GAAGCGGTGCGTGAGGCGGAGGGTGTGGCAGTGAGACtggagcagagcaggaagagagagcaagctctggaggaggaggggaggagactGGCAGAGGAGAGAGCTGACGCCCTGCATCTCCTTAAAGAACTGCAAG AGCAAAAAGCCGCTCCAGTACCTCTACAACCGGTCCAGTATTGCTGTGGTGGACAGAGCTTCTCCACTCAACCTTCCTTCTCTCATCAGTCTCGATCGTCACCTTACACAAAGAGGTCTGCCACCAGCCGAGCCGAGCAGAGGAGGGATAAGGGACCGGATGAGGAGTGTGAGGGAAAGGCAGAGATTGCAGCTTCTTACCCCATTGACAGAGAGCCAGGAGAAGGCATAGACTCTGAACACATCACTGTCTTTATCTCTCCAGACTCTGAGTGTTTGCAAAGAGGACAACACAGAAGAGGAAGCGATGATGAGGAGAACAAGAGTAGAAATCAGCCGACAGAGTGTGACACCTCTTGGACCAACAGGCCTTCCTCATTTGATGAGGTGCTCTGCAGATCCTCTCAGTCCGCTTCTGTTACACCCACCATGACTTCCATTGATGACTCTGCTGATAAAACACGGCATCTCAAGGCAGAGCAGGCCACACCCTCTAAAGACCTCCAGAGGGAGAATGCCATGCTACGTTCAGAGCTACATGATGTGCGGGAAGAACTCCAGAAGCGACTGGAGGACCTTGAAGCCCAACGACGGGCCGAGTCCGAAACCAAGACCCGGCTGAAACAGCTCAGCCGAAAACACGCTAGCCAGGGTGTGgagaaagaggagcaggagaaggaaTGGAAGTCACAGCTGGAGAGGGAGAAGGCTGAGACAGAAAAGTTGAGGCAGGCCCTATCCGCTATGGAggcagagatgaagagagggagggaggaaagagaaaatgatgacagaaaggagacagaggaggaaacaaagaaaacaaaagaagacagagagagtgaaatgATTGAACTTAATATCCAGCTGAAGAAGCAGCTGGCAGAGGTGAAGGCCCAGCTGGCTTTAGAACgagaagagagacaaagagaggaagaggcgtggaatcaaaaaataaacacagaaagacacGTAAAGACGGAGCTGAACATGAAACTGGAAGAACTCGAGGCCAAACTGGAGGAACTAAAGAGCTGCAGAATTGCAGACTCATTGGAAGAGGAAAAACTCTCAGTAGCCAACAGCCCGCTGCCATATCTGACTCTTCGTGACGATGACCTCAACTCCAACATCACTGGCTGGGACAACAAGCTCCTCCCTTCGTCTGAGCAGCACCTCCTCTTCTGTCAGTCCACCAATCAGCGCAACATGCTTGTATCTCAGGCAACAGAGGATCTTATCCAAGAAGAGCAAGCAGTGATAGATCATGAACACTCACATCTGTCAGATGAAAGGCAAACAAGGCCAGTGGTCACAGACCTGCAAGACACCACCCTACACAACTATCTGGGAGGATCCAGAGATCTCCAGAGGGGAGATTCTGCCCCCACTGACTTGACCAAGGAGGTAGAGCAACTAAGCAAGGAAAATGTAAGGGAGACAGATCGTGCTAACCAGTGCGAGGTTAAACTGAAAGCCCTGCAGAACCAG GTGACAAGTCAGACCAAACAATTAACCATGGCCTTTGAGAAGCAGAGCCAACACATCTCCGGACTTCTAGCTGAGCTACAGGAGAAGGAGAGCACCCTCCTCAGCCAGGGAGAGGAACTGCAGCTCTGCAAGCAAGAGCTGGATGCACTCAAGGCTGAAAAACAGGGAGAGGTGATAGCTGTCAAAGTGGAGGAGGATAAAGAACCAAAAGAAGAGAGGCGAGAGAGGGAAAGCCAAGATGATTCAGTGGATTCCTTAGAGTTTCAACTAAATCAGGACAAGAAGTGTGCTGTCACTGTGACTCACATGGACTGTAATGCACAAAAAGATGCAGGTAAACCAGAGATTTTGACATCTGaggctgaaaaacaaacacttatcAGCAGTGAAGTAGATAATGCAAGTAATTCATTGTCACAGGCTCAGCGTCAAGGCTTTGTGAACTCTGAAAAGATTCAAAGTAACGATGACTCTGCTTCTGTTAAGAAAGAAACCGAGTGTGGTCAAGGTGGAGGTATAGTTGCAGAACTACTCGCTCTCCAACAGGAGAATCGGCTGCTGAAACAAAGAATTGACACCTTGATGGTTTCAGGCACAAACAACTTACAAGCACTACACACAGGCAGTGAAAACCAAGAAGACTCGGTGGAGCACAGCCAAAACACAGGACATGTGACTCTGTCCTGCTCAAAGGAGCAGAAAACACCTAATGTGCCAAGTGACATCGCCACTGAAGCTCGACCACTGCTGCTGAACATGAGTAGGAATGAAGATAAAGGACGAGGGTTAGAAAGGGTAGATGAAAGAACAGCTGGGGCTGACAAAGACGCCGATCCAGCCTCTCGGCTTCAGATCAACCATCTACAGCAACAG GTTGTGGTGCTGCAGAAAAAACTTCGGGCTCTCTCTGTGGAGACCCAGCGGCAGACTGAGGAATTGGCCGTTTGGAGATTGTCCTCTCAACCCGCCCCAACATTTGAAGACATCCTACCCAACCCAGAAAACCCGTCTCAGACCCAGGACCAGATTTCAAGCCAGCAGCACACTAATGACATGACCCCCAGCCTTCACCAGGAGCCAGCACCTCTGGGTGTCCCCCAGAGCCCTGGTCAAGTGACAGTCATCAGAGAAGATGAGTTACTCCTGTCCTGCTCCTCTAAAAAACTTCAGGGCCGCATGCTGTTCTCCAg ACTGCAGCACAGCAACCACTCTGAACCAAAGAGTCTCCATTCTTCAAAGAAGACTTCAGCACACAACACTGCTGAGGTTGACATG gaatctgaaaaagaaaaccagGAGATCAGCTTCTTACAACGATCGGATAGCTGTCTAGCACaacacaaagagaagagagacactCAGCTTCTCCAGACATTATCTGAGAAAACGGGTCAACAACACATCACCAAAGTTTCAAAGAGCCAAATCAGACCAAAAACAGAAACTCCTGAGGCCAAACGAAACGCTTCCACAGCAGTCAATGAAATATACACAACTAGTGATTCCTCAGAAAGAGATTTCAGCGTAGAAACAAGAAGCGTGAGCAGCCAAACAGAGGAAAGTTTGTATCCTCGTAGTCCTCCAACTGCATCTGAACTCCACtgtgcatacacacagactgaggaggaagaaaaagagggggaagatGAAGAGCTGGTGGAATCACCCCCTGTCTCTCCTGTCCCACTTTCTGAGGCGTCAGAGGCAAGagacaaaatattgttttctaGTACTTTCCCCATCCCGGCTGACCCGGCGCGTCTCGCAGAAAGAATCCGCCGAAACAGGACACAACTGTCGGCCGCTTACGACGACACAGAATACGAACCGTACGGCCTGCCAGAAGTTGTCATGAAAG GTtttgcagacatcccaactggTCCCTCATGTCCCTACATAGTGAGGAGGGGTTTGTTGGGGACAGCTGTTGTACCCGTCCCACAGAAAGAGCCGGGACCAGAGGAGACAGAttaa